One Panicum virgatum strain AP13 chromosome 3N, P.virgatum_v5, whole genome shotgun sequence DNA segment encodes these proteins:
- the LOC120667038 gene encoding putative disease resistance RPP13-like protein 3 isoform X2 encodes MEFASTLLPKLAKLLQDEYKLNKGARKGIEFLHRELEAMHAALREISKVPREQLDDLQRIWARDARELSYDMEDIIDTFMVDVEGPDPPSKRGAKKIFKKMVRKVVKSMARREVAQEIDDIKERVKELAERRDRYKLDASIAPANKTVVDPRIIAMYTKVTELVGIGEAKEEVIARLTKGDADEHKDSSLYCWFWRTRQDNTCQSSV; translated from the exons ATGGAGTTTGCGAGCACTCTGCTTCCCAAGCTCGCCAAGCTGCTGCAGGACGAGTACAAGCTGAACAAGGGCGCCAGGAAGGGCATCGAGTTCCTCCACAGGGAGCTCGAGGCCATGCACGCCGCCCTCCGCGAAATCAGCAAGGTGCCAAGAGAGCAGCTCGACGATCTGCAAAGGATCTGGGCCCGGGATGCCAGGGAGCTGTCCTACGACATGGAGGACATCATCGACACCTTCATGGTGGACGTCGAGGGTCCTGATCCCCCCAGCAAAAGGGGCGCCAAGAAGATCTTCAAGAAGATGGTAAGGAAGGTCGTCAAGTCCATGGCTCGCCGTGAGGTCGCCCAAGAGATCGACGACATCAAGGAGCGTGTCAAGGAGCTGGCCGAGCGACGCGACAG GTACAAGCTTGATGCTAGTATTGCTCCTGCCAATAAAACTGTTGTTGACCCTCGCATCATAGCAATGTACACCAAGGTGACTGAGCTTGTCGGTATTGGTGAGGCAAAGGAAGAAGTAATCGCGAGGTTGACAAAGGGAGATGCTGATGAACACAAGGATAGTAGTCTCTATTGCTGGTTTTGGAGGACTAGGCAAGACAACACTTGCCAAAGCAGTGTATGA
- the LOC120667038 gene encoding disease resistance protein RGA5-like isoform X1 — translation MLMNTRIVVSIAGFGGLGKTTLAKAVYDEIKGQFDCTAFVSVSRNPDATKLLKDILYELHKGGEHPGANLDEIKHLIDLVRDFLRNKRYLIVIDDIWDKEPWDKAIGLALMENNKRSRIITTTRIIGVAEHVGGCYRLKPLSDESSEILLYGRIFGSKDKCPRQFSEVSKNILKKCGGVPLAIVTTSSLLANKSEDIRVWNDVCSSIGSGLGRNPGMDDMRKILLLSYYDLPSHLIVVYCT, via the exons ATGCTGATGAACACAAGGATAGTAGTCTCTATTGCTGGTTTTGGAGGACTAGGCAAGACAACACTTGCCAAAGCAGTGTATGATGAGATTAAGGGACAGTTTGATTGCACGGCTTTTGTTTCGGTGTCTCGCAATCCTGACGCTACGAAGCTTCTCAAGGACATCCTGTATGAGCTTCACAAAGGAGGAGAACATCCTGGTGCAAATTTGGATGAAATAAAGCACCTCATTGATCTTGTCCGTGATTTTCTCCGGAACAAGAG ATACCTCATTGTTATTGATGATATATGGGACAAAGAACCATGGGATAAGGCAATAGGGCTGGCTCTGATGGAGAATAATAAGAGAAGTAGAATAATCACAACCACCCGTATTATTGGTGTTGCTGAGCATGTCGGCGGTTGCTATAGGCTCAAACCACTTTCCGACGAGAGCTCTGAAATATTACTTTATGGAAGAATATTTGGATCAAAAGATAAATGTCCTAGGCAATTTTCTGAAGTATCTAAAAATATTCTAAAGAAGTGTGGAGGTGTCCCATTAGCTATCGTCACCACATCTAGTTTGCTGGCTAATAAATCAGAGGATATAAGAGTGTGGAATGATGTGTGTAGCTCAATTGGTTCTGGACTTGGGAGGAATCCGGGTATGGATGACATGAGGAAGATATTGCTGCTCAGCTATTATGATCTGCCTTCTCATCTGATTGTCGTTTACTGTACCTAA
- the LOC120667038 gene encoding putative disease resistance RPP13-like protein 3 isoform X3 → MEFASTLLPKLAKLLQDEYKLNKGARKGIEFLHRELEAMHAALREISKVPREQLDDLQRIWARDARELSYDMEDIIDTFMVDVEGPDPPSKRGAKKIFKKMVRKVVKSMARREVAQEIDDIKERVKELAERRDSMYEPSSLYWFLLTDCTGTSLMLVLLLPIKLLLTLAS, encoded by the exons ATGGAGTTTGCGAGCACTCTGCTTCCCAAGCTCGCCAAGCTGCTGCAGGACGAGTACAAGCTGAACAAGGGCGCCAGGAAGGGCATCGAGTTCCTCCACAGGGAGCTCGAGGCCATGCACGCCGCCCTCCGCGAAATCAGCAAGGTGCCAAGAGAGCAGCTCGACGATCTGCAAAGGATCTGGGCCCGGGATGCCAGGGAGCTGTCCTACGACATGGAGGACATCATCGACACCTTCATGGTGGACGTCGAGGGTCCTGATCCCCCCAGCAAAAGGGGCGCCAAGAAGATCTTCAAGAAGATGGTAAGGAAGGTCGTCAAGTCCATGGCTCGCCGTGAGGTCGCCCAAGAGATCGACGACATCAAGGAGCGTGTCAAGGAGCTGGCCGAGCGACGCGACAG TATGTATGAACCGTCTTCATTGTATTGGTTTCTTCTGACGGACTGCACAGGTACAAGCTTGATGCTAGTATTGCTCCTGCCAATAAAACTGTTGTTGACCCTCGCATCATAG